The Fundulus heteroclitus isolate FHET01 unplaced genomic scaffold, MU-UCD_Fhet_4.1 scaffold_46, whole genome shotgun sequence genomic sequence CCGAAAGGAAGCTAATGCGGCTAAGAGCCTCGCTTCCGTTCCCCGGATCTTAGAACGCGTCGACTTCCGGTTGATGCCATAACACGTcggcgcgtccgccatattgaaAAGGGAGCTGGCCTCTtaaggctccatccaaataaccttaattatattttttattgcaaaactACAAAATCCAAACCACAGATAGAGCAAATTCTACATGTATATTAACATCAGCTCAGAATAAGCCAGATAATAAAGTCCAATAAACTTTGGAGCCAAGATCATAAAACAGAACACCAAGACAACAGTAAACAGCCTTGAACACTTGAACACTGTGTATCAGATATATAGAGCAGGAATAATCcaacataacaaaataatgaaatcCCTACATTTATGGATGAAGAATTTTCCCAACAATATAAGGACGTTTGTTAAATATTCAAgtgatttgttttcattttctaatttaaataatatggCTGTGTCAGAATGTGGGGACAGGATAATGttcttaaatttaaatgaagaaTCGGAtcacagaagaaaaataaatgtttaatattctCAACCTCagacaaaaaacacaacattctgTATTTAAATTGAACTTGGATGCCAAAAACTTGTTGCTGGatatattttattgattattttggaGGGAGTGTATAGGTAATATAATTAGTTCTTATTTTAATATTCTGATCTGTtgtaaaatcttttaaaatgtagggTATTCTAATCTCTTATTACAATGAATTCCTTCAATCTGTAATGACCGCAGTACTGTGGTAGCGTCCtggtaaaatacattttattttataaaagatCAATATGAACTAGGTATACATTTCAACAGtttattaaacagtttttttgggGTAATTGAAGTTTTCCTGGGCACATAAAGGTTCATGATCTAAAAGGTTCCCCTCTGAATCCATGAAATGACCAGATGCCTTTAATGTTCCGCTCCCCCTCAGAGAACGACTTCCTGTTGGCCGACACTCATCTGTTGTTCCAAAGGGAACGTTGTCTGGAGCGAAGTTATCTTTCTAAGTTTTTATTCAGGGACAATAGCTGTGTCTAGTTCACATGAATTTTAGAAGTATCAAGTAGTGGAGTAAATTCTTTGATTTGAAGCATTAATACCTAAAATAAAGCTAGAGTTGTAGACGGTAATACTGATAAATCTCCTTTTCAATGATTTCTGGATCTTTAGATTATGTTCTATGGATCAGGAGACAAGATACTTTGTTCTAGACTGTAAAATATCCagattatttctctttttcttttttgatattctgctttttccaaataaagtttatttatctGATTTTGTAATTGAACTAACAATGTTCTTAAGATGAGCTACAGCATTGGGAAATATCCTGCAGTTTGATgctttcatacatttttttctctgtagttctttgctgaaataaatggagaaatctgattttaaaattGACATATTGCCATTTCTTTATATAATTTCTATTGTCTCATCCCTTTCAATACTATAAATAATTTCCCTCACCTTTGAACAGCAGTCTGCATTAAATGTTATTGTGTGTTCTTGCAGAGGGTTCTGGTGCTAAGGTTCTGGTGCTAAGGTTCTGGTGCTAAGGTTCTAGTGCTAAGGTTACACTGCTTTATGGATACAGATGAAAACACCATATTATTAGTGGGATACAGAAATTTAAGTTCCGCTATGACATCAGTTATTTTATCCAGTAAACCTTTCTTTAGCATTTCCTTATTGTTCTGTagacatttgtaataaaaacaatcatcctctttttttataaacacaTCTAACCAATGTCTACAACATCCCGTCTGCCTTGTGTTAAAATCCTGGACTTAACAGAGCTAAACATGATGTTCTGACGGTAACAGAACCGTCACCCGTCAGGCTGTCCCAGCGGGTTCTCCAACACGGCCGTAGAACCCGCTGAGGCTCGGCCCGCTGGACATGGCCAGGAGGACGCCTGCTGGACGGAGGCTTTAAACGGACCTGTGGAGGAATTAGGAGCACAGACGGATTTTAACCTGACTTTTAACGATGACTTTAAGTCCAAACGTCGCTGCCAGGTCTTCCTCTCTTAGAACCTAAAGCGAGTCCTGACCGGACTGTCTGGGGCAAACGGTGCTGCTCAGCTTTCTTTGACTTGTTCTCGTTCAGCGCTTTGCTGGGCGCCGGCTTTTTTCACCGTTTTAAATTAATGGGTTAACTTGCTGGAGCTCTGCTTTCTTCGGTTCTTCAGCATCGAGGTTTTGGGTTCTTCAGAACCGGCCGTGTGGACGTGATCCGCTCAGTAGGTTCTGCTGCGGGTCAACACTCCCCTGCGTGGGTTCCCCTGTGGTAGTTCAGACTGTTGAGCTGCGTGAAGCTTTTCCCACAGGTTCTGCATGAGTACGGTCTCTGACccgtgtggattctcatgtggaCCACCAGGCCAGAACTTCTCATGAAGCCTTTGCCACAGGTGTTGCAACAGAACGGtctctctcctgtgtgaactcTCCGATGAGCCTTCATCTCATAGTTGTGCTTGTAGGCTTTCCCACAAACATCACATTTCACCGGCTTCTCGGCGCCAACTGGACTCTGCAGAGCGGGACGGTTCTCCACATCACCGTGAACCGTCCAATGCTTGGTTCCGTTCAGACGGTTCTTCGACTCCCCCTCTGGAGCAGATCCTGCATGTTCCTGGCTGCTTCTATCTAGATTTTGATCCTCAGAGTTCTGGGAGAGAAGTCGacccgtgtttggttctggttctgtcgtCTCATTTTTACCACAAGCAAGGGTCACTATGAAGATCTCCGCCTCCTGCTTCGGTACCAGCTTCTCTTCATCCTGACCGACACGgagttcctcctgttcctccttcatctgcagaggttctggttcctcctggtCCAAACTGGAGCTCCTGTCTTGGGCCCAGAGAACCTCCTCTGCTTTGTGGTCCAGCTGTGGGAGGTCTGGATGGAGAAGAGAGAAATATTCAGTCTCGTCCTGACAGAACCCTTCAGGTCGGACCTTCTGCTTCAGGTCCACCATCAGCGTTTCTCAGGAACATTCAGCTGTCCACATGCATGTTAGATGTGATGGTGACctgctcagaaccagaaccagaagcagaaccctcACCTGTGTGGGTCCTCCTGTGATAGTTCAGACTGCTGAGCTGAGTGAAGGTCTTCCCGCAGGTCTTGCAGGAGTACGGTTTGTGTCCCGTGTGGACTCTCATGTGCACCGACAGACCAGAACTTCTCATGAAGGTCTTACTGCAGATCTTGCAGCAGAACGGACGCTCGCCCGTGTGGGTTCTCCGGTGGATCTTCATTTCGTAGCGATACTTGAAGACCTTCCCACAAACGTCACATTTTACGGACTTCTCAGCTGTCTGAGCGGTACCATCACCCTGACAGCTCtcagctctggttctggttctgtcacaGAACCCGTCTGTAGATGATCCTGCATCATCGGTTCCCTCTAGATCCTGGTTCTCAGCTTCAGGACACAGAGAGACGAGTCGGTACCCGCTTGGTTCTGGTTCGCTCCGGATGTTTTCATCACCAGCCTCTCTCTTCAACACAAGCTGTTCTTCAGCCTCACGGAGTTTCGGTTCTTCTTGAAACAGCTGAGCTTCTGGTTCCTTCTGTTCCTCCCTAACCCTGGGAGGCAGATGTTCTAGACGGGTTCTGGTCCCCTGGTTAcagagctgctgctcagacagaaccgtctcctcctcctgatctggtggttctggttggacagaaacacaaagatTGTAGCGTTAGTTCAGTCTTATCGGTGGTTCCAACAGGAACCCAGGCTGGTTCATCTGAGACCAACTGCAGACGTAAGAACCGCTGAAAGACGGAACAGAACGAGCTCCAGAGGTCACGGCACCACCATGGCCGGGTTTCAGGTATTTTAGGTCCGATCCAAGTCAGAACAATGTCTGCAAACCATGCAAAGCCGTCGTCTCACCAAGTCTGGCAATGTGACAAACTCATGTCAGAACCTCCTGGAGTCCAGCAGCGTCTGGCAGCGgaaccacagcagaaccacagcggaACCACAGCGGAACCACAGCGGTACCAGACAACCATCCAGAGGGGGAAGGTCCGATACCAGAACCCTGCTCACATGCTTGGCCCGTGTTCATCGCCTTATAATTAACCGTTTATTACAACCCAGAGCCTCATCCATGATATTTATAATATAATGTCTTAATTTATAGCTTTATTTAAAACGTAAACTACTAGAGAACTGCAGCACAGAGCCTTCAGCTCACCTCAGACAGTGAAGCTCTTTGCCAGGTGGAGAAGTTCCACCGTTCTAGTAACAGAACTCAGTGGACAGTATAGTGTCATCATCATAGAGCCACAGGAGCGGATCGCTTTGATCACTTTGTTGACAGGTAAACAAGTCAGGAGGAGAGAAAAATATTCATGCCtccaaagttaaaaacattcagacatcgtttaaacataaaacaattaatGATTTTCATGTAGATAAATTTATAGTTTACATTCATTGCTTAGGTTTAATAAGGCTAAAGCAAAAAGTAAACTTAGCACAAACTACTTTATGCTGCTAATAATGATGTTAAGATTTGAATTTCTCTAGCAGAAAACCTCCTGAGTCTctaaaaaactttaatttaaagtgAGACAAACCTCTACTGACGCGCTTCACAGActaatctgtgtttttattgttgatataattttttttaattcattttaagcTACAGCAGTTGTGATTAAGCTGTGTGCGTTTTATGGTCCAGATCAGATCCTGTCCCGGTTCCCGGACCTACCTGCGGGGTTCTGGTGGGTTCGGGCTCTCCAGGTGAGGTCCAGCAGTCTGCGCTGACGGTCCATCTCCTCCTCGAAGCGGACGATGGTTGTTTCCAGCTGGGAGCAGATTTCCTCCGCAGCAGCAGTTAGTCTCTCTCTGATAAACTCTCTCAGAGGCTCCACGGAACACATTGTTGCTGCGCAgactcacactcacacacacaccgaccACACACAAGCTAACCATgctaacagctaagctaacGATGCTAACGCTGCTAGccgctttcttcttcttctttttgtgctTGGCAAACAGCTTTTCGGtgcgcattaccgccaccaactggtgaggagtgttgATCGGGATTGACCTAATCTAAAATCCTACTACTACTGTtaatacaaaaaagaagaaaaaaaagaaaaaactaaatcctCTTTATCAAACTAGTCTTTTTAAGAAATCTCAACAATAAAGAACAACCCTCTGATTTGGTGTCCATGTCTAAAAGGTATTTTAGGtttcactttaatttactgttttgtaaTCTATTTATCAATTCATTCCTCTCAATAAcatatttactgcaaaataatATAACGTGCTCCACTgtttcttttcaaaacaaaaatcacactttCCTGTAGCATGGTTccccattttaaataatgtgctATTTAACACTGTATGACCAAAGCGTAATTTTGACATTACTCTTTCCTCCTTTCTATTCCTTGATGTTTTTCTAATAAAGCCTACTTCTCTTTGAATATTATAAAATCATCTTCtggttctttcttcttcccactgtctGCTATCTTGCTCTAATCCTTTTCttaattactgattttatttcacctttactaAATGGAATTATTACATCAATTAGACTTATGTTTACTTgcttgttttgcatatttatctgtCATCTCATtcccttttattcctatatgagAAGGAATCCATATAAAACAAACCATTAATCCCATTGCTTGAATTCTGAATAATGATTGCTGAATTTCTACTAATAAATCCGGTCTGCTGTCTGAatgattttttaaatgaacataaTGCTGAACTAGAGTCAGAGCAAACTAAACTTCTTAATGATCTAATTTCTTCAATCCATTCTAAGGCCAACATGATGccaaacatttctcctgtgtaaacTGAAATTTCATCACTGATTctttttcccaatttaaaattaaattctgggactacaaacaaaacaccattcctattatttgaatatttt encodes the following:
- the LOC105933120 gene encoding zinc finger protein 420, yielding MCSVEPLREFIRERLTAAAEEICSQLETTIVRFEEEMDRQRRLLDLTWRARTHQNPAEPPDQEEETVLSEQQLCNQGTRTRLEHLPPRVREEQKEPEAQLFQEEPKLREAEEQLVLKREAGDENIRSEPEPSGYRLVSLCPEAENQDLEGTDDAGSSTDGFCDRTRTRAESCQGDGTAQTAEKSVKCDVCGKVFKYRYEMKIHRRTHTGERPFCCKICSKTFMRSSGLSVHMRVHTGHKPYSCKTCGKTFTQLSSLNYHRRTHTDLPQLDHKAEEVLWAQDRSSSLDQEEPEPLQMKEEQEELRVGQDEEKLVPKQEAEIFIVTLACGKNETTEPEPNTGRLLSQNSEDQNLDRSSQEHAGSAPEGESKNRLNGTKHWTVHGDVENRPALQSPVGAEKPVKCDVCGKAYKHNYEMKAHRRVHTGERPFCCNTCGKGFMRSSGLVVHMRIHTGQRPYSCRTCGKSFTQLNSLNYHRGTHAGEC